A window of the Teredinibacter franksiae genome harbors these coding sequences:
- a CDS encoding ABC transporter permease, with the protein MLSQRRILAVIFKEFVQLRRDRMTFGMVVMIPLVQLLLFGYAINTDVRHIPIGVVDLSGSGAARIIEQAVKATQVVRVHQRFNTPQEAEEAIVRGDIRAAMIFPADLTARIVREDILAQWLVDASDTMVSSALLQLRQMSLDQLIVEPNLKRAVHKPTFEVALFFNPTRRSAVNIVPGLTAVILTMTMILFTSTAIVRERERGNLELLITTPIKPIELMIGKIVPYIFIGLLQVSIILLLGYWVFDVPINGSLLHIYMATLLFIAASLTLGLIISTVAKTQLQAMQMTVFVLLPSILLSGFMFPYEAMPTVAQYIAEALPATHFMRMIRAVVLRGAEVQVLLVDSLWLIGFSVLGLVVASMRFSKRLD; encoded by the coding sequence ATGCTTTCGCAGCGAAGAATTTTGGCGGTAATCTTTAAGGAGTTTGTTCAGCTGCGTCGAGATCGTATGACGTTTGGCATGGTTGTTATGATCCCGCTGGTACAGCTATTACTTTTTGGTTACGCCATTAATACCGATGTACGGCATATCCCTATAGGCGTTGTTGACCTGAGTGGTAGTGGTGCCGCTCGCATCATTGAACAGGCGGTGAAGGCTACCCAAGTGGTAAGGGTCCACCAGCGCTTTAACACACCGCAGGAAGCAGAAGAAGCGATTGTGCGAGGTGATATTCGTGCGGCAATGATCTTCCCTGCGGATTTGACCGCGCGCATTGTGCGTGAAGATATATTGGCGCAATGGCTGGTGGATGCATCGGATACTATGGTGAGTTCCGCGTTGTTGCAGTTGCGGCAAATGTCGCTGGACCAACTTATAGTTGAGCCGAATTTAAAGCGTGCTGTTCATAAGCCTACATTTGAGGTCGCGCTTTTCTTTAATCCTACGCGTCGATCTGCGGTCAATATTGTACCGGGGCTTACCGCCGTGATCTTAACCATGACCATGATTTTGTTTACCTCAACGGCCATTGTGCGTGAACGTGAGCGTGGCAACTTGGAATTGCTCATTACCACACCGATCAAACCCATTGAATTGATGATCGGTAAAATAGTGCCTTATATTTTTATAGGCTTGTTGCAGGTAAGTATTATTCTGTTGTTGGGTTACTGGGTTTTTGATGTGCCTATTAACGGGTCTTTACTGCATATTTATATGGCGACATTGCTCTTTATTGCCGCAAGCTTAACCTTGGGTTTGATTATTTCTACCGTAGCGAAAACACAACTCCAGGCCATGCAAATGACTGTTTTTGTATTGCTGCCGTCGATTTTATTAAGCGGTTTTATGTTTCCCTACGAGGCGATGCCGACAGTCGCACAGTACATTGCCGAAGCATTACCGGCAACGCATTTTATGAGAATGATCCGTGCTGTTGTTCTGCGTGGAGCCGAAGTGCAGGTGTTACTGGTCGACTCATTATGGCTGATTGGGTTTAGTGTGCTGGGCTTGGTGGTAGCCTCTATGCGCTTCAGCAAGCGCCTAGATTGA
- a CDS encoding ABC transporter ATP-binding protein, which produces MVSESSPNAIAIEANQLTRRFGEFVAVDRLSLRVPRASIYGFLGPNGCGKSTTIRMLCGLLSPSEGSVNVLGLEVPKQAEALRLRIGYMTQKFSLYEDLTAAENLKFMGKIYRLPKKQLQARIQWLLERYSLLDIAKQRTGSMSGGQRQRLALAAATLHEPDLLFLDEPTSAVDPENRRNFWEMLFDLCDAGTTILVSTHYMDEAERCHRLAILDEGRLCAEGSPQALMNEIGATVVEVEATNLRELKAKLVALPDVKSVAQQGVRLRVLVADSIAQPIPYLKTTLENDSLVCTKVYPSLEDVFVTVTGGPTA; this is translated from the coding sequence GTGGTAAGCGAATCTTCACCCAATGCCATCGCCATTGAGGCCAATCAGCTCACCCGACGCTTTGGTGAATTTGTGGCCGTAGACCGGCTTAGCTTAAGGGTGCCTCGCGCTTCCATATATGGCTTTTTAGGCCCCAACGGTTGTGGCAAATCTACCACAATTCGCATGCTATGCGGGTTGCTTTCTCCCAGCGAGGGTAGTGTTAACGTGCTTGGGTTGGAGGTGCCAAAACAGGCTGAAGCATTGCGTTTACGTATTGGCTATATGACCCAAAAGTTTTCGTTATATGAAGATTTAACCGCAGCCGAAAATTTAAAATTCATGGGCAAAATTTATCGCCTGCCAAAAAAGCAATTGCAAGCAAGGATTCAGTGGTTGCTCGAGCGTTATTCTCTTCTCGACATAGCTAAGCAGCGAACGGGGAGCATGAGTGGCGGCCAGCGACAGCGGTTAGCGTTGGCAGCAGCAACTTTACATGAGCCGGATTTACTTTTTTTAGATGAGCCAACATCGGCGGTAGATCCTGAAAACCGTCGGAATTTTTGGGAAATGCTATTCGACCTATGTGATGCGGGAACCACTATTTTAGTCTCAACCCACTACATGGACGAAGCCGAGCGTTGCCATCGGCTTGCTATTTTGGATGAGGGGCGCCTTTGTGCTGAGGGTTCACCGCAAGCACTTATGAATGAAATCGGTGCAACGGTTGTTGAGGTAGAAGCCACTAATTTACGCGAACTCAAAGCAAAACTTGTGGCCCTGCCGGATGTTAAATCGGTGGCTCAACAGGGGGTTAGGCTTAGGGTTTTAGTTGCTGATTCTATTGCACAACCAATTCCCTACCTGAAAACCACATTGGAAAATGATTCGTTGGTGTGCACTAAAGTCTATCCAAGTCTGGAGGATGTTTTTGTAACCGTCACCGGGGGGCCAACGGCATAA
- a CDS encoding HlyD family secretion protein gives MKLTRRLFKLSLLLLLSACDRSGELSALGTIERDRIIHKATAAEIILEQPVKEGRYVQQGTLLVKLDNRRQLARTAKAEADVARMAAIWEKLRNGARVEDIDVAKAQVNGAMAALTVAEKNYQRARELSLKKLNTQAQMDAAVARRDSAEAELESARKHLLVLTNGTRKEDLEEAEATYKSAQAQLTLEQIQLGELNVVATRDGLLDSLPWNTGERVAAGSAVAIVLAGDAPYARVYVPEPARASLKVGAKRSVIIDGMEETFEGQLRWISSDPAFTPYYAMNERDRSRLVYLAEFELPTGTDLASGVPAEVLLKAP, from the coding sequence ATGAAATTAACCAGACGGCTATTTAAACTCTCGCTATTACTGCTGTTAAGTGCCTGTGACCGTAGTGGTGAACTGAGCGCATTGGGAACTATTGAGCGAGATCGCATTATTCATAAAGCAACCGCTGCGGAAATTATTCTTGAGCAGCCGGTGAAAGAAGGCCGTTATGTTCAGCAGGGCACGTTGCTGGTGAAGCTGGATAACCGGCGTCAGCTTGCGCGAACAGCCAAAGCCGAGGCGGATGTTGCTCGAATGGCCGCGATATGGGAGAAATTGCGCAATGGCGCACGAGTCGAAGATATCGACGTTGCAAAAGCTCAGGTGAATGGTGCTATGGCGGCACTGACGGTGGCCGAAAAAAATTACCAACGTGCACGTGAATTAAGCCTTAAAAAATTAAATACACAGGCGCAGATGGATGCCGCCGTCGCACGGCGAGATTCCGCCGAAGCAGAGCTGGAGAGTGCGCGTAAGCATCTGTTGGTGCTAACGAACGGTACACGTAAGGAAGACCTAGAAGAGGCCGAAGCGACCTATAAATCGGCGCAGGCACAGTTGACCCTAGAACAAATTCAACTCGGTGAGTTAAACGTTGTTGCTACCAGAGATGGGCTACTGGATAGCTTGCCGTGGAATACTGGTGAGCGAGTAGCCGCGGGTTCAGCTGTGGCTATTGTGCTTGCGGGCGACGCGCCTTACGCTCGGGTGTATGTGCCTGAACCGGCGCGTGCCAGCTTAAAGGTTGGCGCTAAGCGCTCAGTGATTATTGACGGTATGGAAGAAACGTTTGAAGGCCAGCTGAGGTGGATCTCTTCCGACCCAGCCTTTACGCCTTATTATGCGATGAATGAGCGTGATCGTTCTCGGTTGGTCTACCTAGCGGAATTTGAGCTACCAACAGGTACTGATCTCGCTTCTGGTGTACCAGCTGAAGTTTTATTGAAGGCACCATAG
- a CDS encoding bacteriohemerythrin, which translates to MITWSEKYEIGIPVIDGQHKRIVEYINLLKTLDDSDKSNQQISEILNLLVDYTLSHFEFEEELMEEADYPAIEAHKKSHLLFKKELDHLQQLFNNGEDIAKLLSEMLLNWLLEHIKEDDSSYADCVKHNILERPPQVHQNWVKNATERYFKRW; encoded by the coding sequence ATGATCACTTGGTCTGAAAAATATGAAATTGGCATTCCTGTCATTGACGGTCAACACAAACGGATCGTCGAATACATTAACCTTCTTAAAACGCTGGATGACAGCGACAAAAGCAATCAGCAAATATCAGAAATATTAAATTTATTGGTGGATTACACCCTTTCTCACTTTGAATTTGAAGAAGAATTAATGGAAGAAGCTGACTACCCGGCAATAGAAGCACATAAAAAAAGTCATCTCCTTTTTAAGAAAGAACTCGATCACCTGCAACAACTTTTTAACAACGGCGAAGATATCGCAAAACTGCTGTCAGAAATGCTGCTGAACTGGCTACTGGAACACATTAAAGAGGACGATTCCAGTTACGCCGATTGCGTTAAGCACAACATTTTGGAGCGCCCGCCACAGGTTCACCAAAATTGGGTTAAAAACGCGACAGAACGCTACTTTAAACGCTGGTAA
- a CDS encoding TonB-dependent receptor, with protein MTRPSKFTARKSALAFAIGCAISGSGAYAQDTPNTEIENAILEEEVIVTGVRASQAKSIDIKRQSDNMVDSIVAEDIGKLPDTTITDSLQRVTGVQITRVAGEGTSLNVRGMPQVLTTLNGEQFLSPWSITEVQANFSDVPAGMISGVDVYKSQSANTLAGGISGVVDLKTLDPTSLDVGFTGRLRAELGMGSLSNEEVNADGSTSRRDPDLNLSAVAGFNNNENFAVVGSAYVSNTYAANYSMWDNQRLAFLDEPGETPTDPLDLDGDGDLINDWYMVPEQYGAGSNFMERDRMGGSISAKFDFNDNWAIRGDVFYNEMEQYDRGVKAAFNSKETPLSFARDDVEDGEPNPPRASGLYDTLQPGSRVGPGTTITYTDADGNTQSPELHTLQVANIWAADFQTTSSNEINKTAAINSNIELTYTNNDNLEASFRVIHANAEKQYRKATFQQGTPAWLWVDENGTPGKDPVDGYRVSVDYTGDYPSFNYTDDLSDANLLKQYQGFAEGANTEADLSAIRADIKFDFEHNYVSSIEGGVRYGVRSADYNKFFYVSPTGRYTDWEDPRVPADKRYQLLPGNLVWQKFPNWLKFDYSETNSSLIDVGGLRDNGFSAADTVAFSDFGPIKGFENGVASLDPKKWDNPYAFMNSLYPGTRTVNDPGYTYGVEEASTNVYAQLNFSNDEQGLFGIPFRANVGLQAVITDRTVEKSIVPEVLDSFNSLGYDDWQKIAYVSDVDTIKNSDTEYLPSANLNLFPHDDVVVRFGASRTMTRNDLENVGASLSLWVSQCPKTDANGDPVMVLNPATSQSVQDTVGCVGGGDDRGVPDIKPWIANVYNTSAEWYFADNAILGLGIFLIQVDSSVEELQEQRNFSDMDGINRNRYANIWTTRNAGASDLYGMELGYKQPFTMLPGAFLSSTGVEFNYTYSQSDSGSEDIQGNAFPLPSNSEHQSNLILWYDNAGFNVRVAYNWRSEEYVGRAAVNSNAAVLELGQWAESTGYLDISTSYWFNDYVSVFLNGTNLTEESRKSYTQFEDQFHSLWVQEARYTLGVNLSF; from the coding sequence ATGACCAGACCCAGCAAATTCACAGCGAGAAAGAGCGCGCTGGCGTTCGCCATAGGGTGCGCTATTAGCGGCTCAGGTGCCTACGCCCAGGACACACCCAATACCGAGATCGAAAACGCTATCCTCGAAGAAGAGGTTATTGTTACCGGTGTTCGAGCCTCTCAGGCAAAATCCATTGATATCAAGCGCCAATCCGACAACATGGTGGACTCCATTGTTGCGGAAGACATTGGCAAGCTGCCCGATACCACTATTACCGACTCACTACAGCGGGTAACGGGTGTACAAATCACTCGCGTAGCCGGTGAAGGCACCTCTCTCAACGTACGTGGCATGCCACAGGTGCTGACCACCCTCAACGGTGAGCAGTTCCTTAGCCCCTGGTCTATTACCGAAGTTCAAGCCAATTTTTCCGACGTACCCGCGGGTATGATTAGCGGTGTCGATGTGTACAAATCTCAGTCGGCCAATACATTAGCGGGTGGTATTTCTGGGGTTGTCGACCTTAAAACCCTCGACCCTACCAGCCTTGATGTCGGCTTTACCGGCCGCTTACGCGCCGAGTTGGGTATGGGCTCACTCTCTAACGAAGAAGTGAATGCCGACGGATCGACCTCTCGCCGCGACCCCGACCTCAATCTCTCCGCAGTCGCGGGCTTTAACAATAATGAGAACTTCGCCGTTGTAGGCAGCGCCTATGTCTCCAATACCTACGCCGCAAATTACTCCATGTGGGACAACCAAAGACTGGCGTTCCTCGACGAACCCGGCGAAACCCCAACCGACCCGCTAGACCTAGACGGTGACGGCGACCTGATAAACGACTGGTATATGGTGCCCGAGCAATACGGTGCTGGCAGTAACTTTATGGAACGCGACCGCATGGGCGGTTCGATAAGTGCCAAATTTGATTTCAACGACAACTGGGCCATTCGGGGTGATGTGTTCTACAACGAAATGGAACAGTATGACCGGGGTGTGAAAGCGGCGTTTAACTCCAAGGAAACACCGTTGTCCTTCGCCCGTGACGATGTAGAGGATGGTGAACCCAATCCACCTCGCGCAAGCGGTCTCTACGACACCCTGCAACCAGGCTCCAGAGTAGGGCCAGGTACAACCATCACCTACACCGATGCCGACGGCAATACCCAGTCACCCGAGCTACACACGCTGCAAGTCGCCAATATTTGGGCGGCAGACTTCCAAACCACCTCCAGTAACGAAATCAATAAAACAGCCGCCATTAACAGCAATATCGAGCTCACTTACACCAACAACGACAACCTCGAAGCCAGCTTCCGCGTTATTCACGCCAACGCCGAAAAACAATATCGTAAAGCGACCTTTCAGCAGGGAACACCCGCGTGGTTATGGGTGGACGAAAATGGTACCCCAGGTAAAGACCCGGTTGATGGCTACAGGGTCTCCGTGGACTACACCGGCGACTATCCGTCGTTCAACTACACCGATGACCTGTCTGACGCCAACCTACTGAAGCAGTATCAGGGCTTTGCTGAGGGAGCCAATACCGAGGCCGACCTCAGCGCCATTCGTGCCGACATCAAGTTCGATTTTGAACACAACTATGTCAGCTCAATTGAAGGCGGCGTTCGTTACGGTGTGCGCTCAGCCGATTACAACAAGTTTTTCTATGTCAGCCCCACAGGCCGATACACCGACTGGGAAGACCCTCGCGTACCCGCCGACAAGCGCTACCAGCTGCTACCAGGCAACCTAGTTTGGCAAAAATTCCCCAACTGGCTGAAATTTGATTACAGTGAAACCAATTCCAGCCTGATCGATGTAGGCGGTCTGCGGGATAACGGCTTTTCCGCCGCTGATACCGTCGCGTTCTCTGACTTTGGCCCGATAAAAGGCTTTGAGAACGGCGTTGCCTCTCTCGACCCCAAAAAGTGGGACAACCCCTACGCATTTATGAACAGCCTTTATCCCGGCACCCGCACGGTGAACGACCCCGGCTACACCTACGGTGTTGAAGAAGCATCCACTAATGTCTACGCGCAGTTGAACTTTAGTAATGATGAACAGGGCTTATTCGGTATACCCTTCCGCGCCAATGTCGGCTTACAGGCGGTTATAACCGACCGTACGGTGGAAAAGAGTATTGTGCCCGAGGTATTAGATTCCTTTAACTCCCTCGGCTACGACGACTGGCAAAAAATCGCTTATGTATCAGACGTAGACACTATTAAGAACAGCGACACAGAGTATCTACCGTCGGCCAACCTAAACCTCTTCCCGCACGATGATGTGGTGGTACGCTTTGGCGCCAGCCGCACCATGACCCGTAACGATCTGGAAAATGTAGGCGCCAGCTTGAGCCTATGGGTTAGTCAATGCCCGAAAACCGATGCCAATGGCGACCCCGTGATGGTACTTAACCCGGCAACATCACAATCTGTACAAGATACCGTTGGTTGTGTCGGCGGCGGTGACGACCGCGGTGTGCCCGACATCAAACCTTGGATCGCCAACGTGTATAACACCTCGGCGGAATGGTACTTTGCCGATAACGCCATCCTTGGCCTTGGCATTTTCCTGATTCAAGTAGACTCATCAGTCGAAGAGCTGCAGGAACAGCGTAACTTCTCCGATATGGACGGTATTAACCGTAACCGTTACGCCAATATCTGGACAACCCGCAACGCAGGCGCTTCCGACCTTTATGGTATGGAGCTGGGCTACAAGCAACCCTTCACCATGCTACCCGGCGCCTTCCTAAGTTCTACCGGTGTTGAATTTAACTACACCTACTCGCAGAGCGATTCCGGCAGCGAAGATATTCAAGGCAATGCCTTCCCACTCCCTTCCAACTCCGAGCATCAGTCCAACCTTATTCTGTGGTACGACAACGCGGGCTTTAACGTGCGTGTCGCCTACAACTGGCGTAGCGAAGAGTACGTTGGCCGTGCAGCGGTTAACTCCAACGCCGCCGTACTGGAACTTGGACAATGGGCGGAATCCACCGGTTACCTGGATATTTCTACCAGCTACTGGTTCAACGATTACGTCAGTGTCTTCCTCAACGGTACCAACCTCACCGAGGAAAGCCGCAAAAGCTACACCCAGTTCGAAGACCAGTTCCATTCGCTTTGGGTTCAAGAAGCGCGCTACACCCTTGGCGTAAACCTTTCCTTCTAA
- a CDS encoding cellulase family glycosylhydrolase, translated as MKNTLHTIALLTGAAILQGCGGGSMLGTSDAEDYKLTPDVVTEDLTKSRPSESAPFAYTEGTGIYTPQGNQLLLRGINVQFAEDPLTQIDAIDAIAATGANVVRLQLFLDTAPANLEAALNKIVENDMAAVLSLHDDSLECSDDGEAFLDAVNDIWLNEFLNVIAQDRFQPFIMINIADGWGPEMIFDGYSTGYRTYIDNYKTAIRAFRKAGFRVPLVIDAPGCGADYHAFVSGRALELMAADEEKNLILSVHGYGNHWKRGTDAVAAIEQLTAQDVPVVMSEFGGSGIGEFPVRHKELIEKGAGDYAANLTIPWGSDADKAAINIALENAPVDVTNTDIFFDIKVDDAYVDDGTLGVQVYLRDVNDEYANLAWLGAWSFEKEKWNTIKHTVNSKADFGWASDAFDITQVATIGIELVANGKPLEVAGAIAIDGFKIIEGTGPVELVNDDFTDDINDWVVPWGDATITHDAGAGALAVTPNGAEFVLQLNSLGDLKGFTPETPITVSVLIPADYDSSNAYFTFFSNEGEWKSTAYVGADQFTAGEWSEITLTTPVYTEDDPATPDENEDKSFPTSASSVGIQLGGLSGSNAPVLIDNFMISGIVLNDYVEGIQYNGDFNDGEDGWGVLSWGNSGNVVADSGNLTMALTTATDSRLTISKTTWNQVPLLDVTSDPFVIKMRMMIPESYAGLTDMLFQVFMQDSGWGNHTNILTLNASEGDFLFGEWMDIEIDARAALPDAFAGGTPQHFGFDFCSDADCLTDGTTPMGTVDPILLDYFIVEGLVPVEKVEVILDQIDFFYLSHFENLMIDYVEGSLDADTLQETFLAAEQRSAPYSWIAWSWYGNIQEEMDWDMTLTIDDPEALTERGEDIVNGKGGLKGN; from the coding sequence ATGAAAAATACATTACACACGATCGCGCTGCTCACCGGAGCAGCAATTCTTCAAGGCTGTGGCGGCGGTAGCATGCTCGGCACCTCTGATGCCGAAGACTACAAGCTCACCCCCGATGTCGTCACCGAAGACCTTACAAAGTCACGCCCTTCCGAAAGTGCCCCCTTTGCTTACACGGAAGGTACCGGTATCTATACACCCCAAGGCAATCAATTACTTCTACGCGGCATTAACGTGCAGTTCGCAGAAGACCCACTCACCCAGATCGACGCAATTGACGCGATTGCCGCCACGGGCGCGAATGTGGTTCGCCTGCAGCTGTTCCTCGACACAGCGCCGGCCAACCTAGAGGCCGCACTGAACAAAATCGTCGAAAACGATATGGCGGCGGTACTGAGCCTCCACGACGACTCACTTGAGTGCTCCGACGATGGCGAAGCCTTCCTCGATGCCGTTAACGATATTTGGCTAAATGAATTTCTCAACGTCATCGCGCAGGATCGCTTTCAGCCCTTCATCATGATTAACATTGCCGATGGCTGGGGCCCCGAAATGATTTTCGATGGCTACAGCACTGGCTACCGCACCTATATCGATAACTACAAAACCGCAATTCGCGCTTTCCGTAAAGCCGGGTTCCGCGTGCCATTGGTTATTGATGCACCGGGTTGCGGTGCCGACTACCATGCCTTTGTGAGTGGTCGCGCGCTGGAACTAATGGCGGCCGACGAAGAAAAGAATTTAATTCTCTCCGTTCACGGCTACGGTAACCACTGGAAAAGAGGCACCGACGCCGTTGCCGCAATCGAACAGCTCACCGCACAAGACGTGCCTGTCGTCATGAGTGAGTTCGGAGGCTCTGGTATAGGTGAATTCCCCGTGCGCCATAAAGAGCTTATCGAAAAAGGTGCTGGCGACTATGCCGCTAACCTCACTATTCCTTGGGGTAGCGATGCCGACAAAGCGGCCATCAACATTGCGCTGGAGAATGCGCCGGTGGATGTTACCAATACCGATATCTTCTTCGACATTAAAGTTGATGACGCCTACGTAGACGATGGCACCTTGGGCGTTCAGGTGTACCTGCGCGATGTAAACGATGAATACGCTAACCTCGCCTGGCTGGGTGCATGGTCGTTTGAGAAAGAAAAGTGGAATACCATTAAACACACGGTTAACAGCAAAGCAGATTTCGGCTGGGCTTCCGATGCATTCGACATCACCCAGGTGGCCACTATCGGTATTGAGCTAGTTGCAAACGGCAAGCCTTTAGAAGTCGCTGGCGCCATTGCTATTGATGGGTTCAAAATTATTGAAGGCACCGGGCCGGTTGAATTGGTTAACGACGACTTCACCGACGACATTAACGATTGGGTTGTGCCCTGGGGTGATGCCACTATCACTCATGATGCTGGTGCAGGTGCGCTCGCCGTTACTCCAAACGGGGCTGAGTTTGTACTACAGCTAAATAGTCTCGGCGACCTGAAAGGGTTTACACCTGAAACGCCTATTACTGTTAGCGTGCTAATCCCAGCCGACTATGACAGCAGCAACGCTTATTTCACCTTCTTCAGTAACGAAGGTGAGTGGAAATCGACTGCCTATGTTGGTGCAGACCAGTTTACCGCCGGTGAATGGTCGGAAATAACACTAACCACACCGGTTTATACAGAAGACGACCCCGCTACCCCCGATGAAAATGAAGACAAATCTTTCCCTACCTCTGCATCCTCGGTGGGCATTCAATTGGGTGGACTCAGCGGTTCTAACGCCCCCGTACTGATCGATAACTTCATGATCTCCGGGATAGTACTGAACGACTATGTCGAAGGCATTCAGTACAACGGTGATTTCAACGATGGCGAAGATGGCTGGGGTGTTCTTAGCTGGGGTAACTCGGGTAACGTAGTGGCCGACAGTGGCAACCTGACCATGGCCCTCACGACGGCTACCGACAGTCGCCTGACCATATCCAAAACCACCTGGAATCAAGTTCCACTCTTGGATGTAACATCTGACCCATTCGTGATCAAAATGCGCATGATGATCCCAGAAAGCTATGCTGGCCTCACCGATATGCTATTTCAGGTATTCATGCAAGACAGCGGTTGGGGCAACCATACCAATATTCTCACCCTCAACGCCTCGGAAGGAGACTTTTTGTTTGGCGAATGGATGGATATTGAAATCGACGCCAGAGCAGCACTGCCTGACGCCTTTGCCGGCGGCACACCCCAGCACTTCGGTTTCGATTTCTGCTCCGACGCCGACTGCTTAACCGATGGCACAACACCGATGGGCACCGTTGACCCCATACTCCTAGACTACTTCATCGTTGAAGGCCTGGTACCCGTTGAAAAAGTAGAAGTTATCCTCGACCAAATCGATTTCTTCTACCTAAGCCACTTCGAAAACCTCATGATCGACTATGTGGAAGGCTCACTCGATGCCGATACCCTGCAGGAAACATTCCTCGCCGCTGAGCAGCGCAGCGCACCCTACTCGTGGATCGCTTGGTCTTGGTACGGTAACATTCAGGAAGAAATGGATTGGGATATGACCCTCACCATCGACGACCCCGAAGCACTCACCGAGCGCGGTGAAGATATCGTTAACGGTAAAGGTGGCCTCAAAGGAAACTAA
- a CDS encoding flagellar brake protein — MAEAQLLTLDQLNLKMGQVIQIHPDPADSDKRYDCVLVGGLPGETVIITSPTSGRFPQLKEGDVIAIRVMSANGVAIFPSVVLFISEEPLYLVFLDFPKSIKFRMIRTASRVDVAMPVLLHNQTQPGKGTLAGKILDISLGGAQIEIEKDGGAKGDIIEIKGKFEVGNIKRITKIMAVIRMKKALPDGKFRCGVEFDERDEEKLLVLFGYIFNAMAVGEAKIIQ, encoded by the coding sequence ATGGCTGAAGCGCAACTACTGACTCTCGACCAACTCAATCTGAAAATGGGCCAGGTGATCCAAATACACCCAGACCCAGCAGATAGCGACAAGCGTTATGATTGCGTACTTGTCGGCGGCCTTCCCGGTGAAACCGTTATTATCACCTCCCCCACCTCTGGGCGGTTTCCTCAGCTGAAGGAGGGCGATGTAATCGCGATTCGGGTAATGAGCGCCAATGGCGTTGCGATTTTTCCTTCCGTTGTGTTATTTATCAGCGAAGAACCCCTCTATCTGGTTTTTCTAGATTTTCCAAAATCCATAAAATTTCGCATGATCCGAACCGCAAGCCGCGTAGATGTGGCCATGCCTGTACTACTGCACAACCAAACCCAACCGGGCAAAGGCACACTCGCCGGAAAAATTCTTGATATAAGCTTGGGTGGCGCTCAAATTGAAATAGAAAAGGATGGCGGCGCAAAAGGCGACATCATCGAAATAAAAGGCAAATTCGAAGTAGGCAATATTAAGCGCATCACCAAAATTATGGCCGTTATTCGTATGAAGAAAGCCCTTCCCGATGGCAAGTTCCGCTGCGGTGTGGAGTTTGACGAACGCGACGAAGAAAAGCTGCTTGTTCTATTTGGCTATATTTTTAATGCCATGGCGGTAGGCGAAGCCAAAATCATTCAATAG
- a CDS encoding bactofilin family protein produces MRGFKSSDSKPSTDNFAGDTMSSTQKVQVPVTPPFGNTTPEPIKPTSTPSAIIGPKIRFKGELVGEEDLLIQGQVDGTIDLKNHTLTIGEQGVVRANVLAKTVTIEGTVEGDLFGQERISILASSNVKGNIVAERVTLEDGAKFRGSIDMDVESHKDQFQKFTSNSVPSPTKTSAPTTVETKSKSTDPQNA; encoded by the coding sequence ATGCGTGGATTTAAAAGCAGTGACAGTAAACCTTCCACTGACAATTTTGCAGGTGACACCATGAGTTCAACCCAAAAAGTGCAAGTACCCGTTACTCCCCCTTTTGGCAACACAACGCCCGAGCCCATCAAACCTACCTCTACTCCCAGCGCTATTATCGGCCCAAAAATTCGTTTCAAAGGCGAATTGGTGGGTGAAGAAGACCTACTGATACAGGGCCAGGTCGATGGCACCATCGATTTGAAAAACCATACCCTCACCATTGGTGAACAGGGTGTAGTAAGAGCCAATGTACTTGCAAAAACAGTAACCATCGAAGGTACAGTAGAAGGTGACTTATTTGGCCAGGAGCGAATCTCCATACTGGCCAGTAGTAATGTAAAAGGCAATATCGTTGCCGAACGTGTCACCTTAGAAGACGGTGCCAAGTTCCGCGGCTCTATTGATATGGATGTAGAATCCCATAAAGATCAATTCCAAAAATTCACTAGCAACTCCGTACCTAGCCCAACAAAAACCTCGGCCCCCACTACCGTGGAAACCAAGTCGAAATCAACCGACCCACAAAACGCCTAA